A genomic stretch from Helianthus annuus cultivar XRQ/B chromosome 1, HanXRQr2.0-SUNRISE, whole genome shotgun sequence includes:
- the LOC110872979 gene encoding uncharacterized protein LOC110872979, with product MALSDSSRVGVEPTASDDHHTTLSAYNPHPDSGFFGPSDVNFNPISAVGPSDVDVNTLPAVNPNESCNPVFTTVANRHTFHGFEIQTFDSMFTPGNVGSETANLPDQSLSVDTASTVSRGFYQWDGSFISFGLHSSDSRTFACS from the exons ATGGCTTTGTCTGACTCATCTCGTGTTGGAGTTGAACCTACGGCATCTGATGATCATCATACAACATTGTCTGCATACAATCCACATCCCGATTCTGGTTTTTTTGGCCCATCTGATGTCAATTTCAATCCTATTTCTGCCGTGGGTCCATCTGATGTTGATGTCAATACCTTACCTGCAGTTAATCCAAATGAAAGTTGCAATCCTGTGTTTACAACAGTTGCAAATCGACACACCTTTCATGGGTTTGAAATACAGACGTTTGATTCCATGTTTACACCAGGCAACGTAGGCTCTGAGACTGCTAATTTACCTGATCAATCATTATCAGTTGACACTGCATCTACTG tttctcGAGGATTTTATCAATGGGACGGAAGTTTCATCTCTTTTGGACTGCATTCGTCTGACAGCAGGACCTTTGCATGCTCTTGA
- the LOC110872969 gene encoding mediator of RNA polymerase II transcription subunit 14 codes for MPNGTNPNVGHVYGPGTGPGGNPGASAMLTASTVASGGGMGIVPSTLLPIDVSFVLRGPYWIRIIYRKYFAVNMRCFAGDQVWLQPATPPKGGPTVGGSLPCPQFRPFIMEHVAQELNGLDPNFDGGQPSAGPTNSNNSAASPGPQLSAPNVTRAGPTVMSLPGNQPVGFNRSTNAMSASPNSLLVRRATVTVPAHVRGELNTAIIGLGDNGGYGGGWSIC; via the coding sequence ATGCCAAATGGTACAAACCCAAATGTTGGTCATGTCTATGGTCCCGGTACGGGTCCTGGTGGAAACCCTGGTGCATCTGCCATGTTAACTGCTTCTACTGTGGCTAGCGGAGGTGGCATGGGAATCGTTCCTAGTACTCTGTTACCGATTGATGTGTCGTTTGTTCTTCGTGGCCCGTATTGGATTCGGATAATATACCGGAAATATTTTGCGGTTAACATGAGGTGCTTTGCGGGTGATCAAGTTTGGTTGCAACCTGCAACGCCACCGAAAGGCGGTCCTACAGTTGGAGGTTCTTTACCCTGTCCACAGTTTCGGCCCTTCATCATGGAACATGTTGCTCAGGAGTTGAACGGTTTAGACCCGAATTTCGATGGTGGTCAACCATCAGCCGGACCAACTAATTCCAACAATTCGGCTGCGTCTCCTGGTCCGCAACTCTCAGCCCCAAATGTCACCCGAGCAGGCCCTACGGTAATGTCTCTCCCAGGAAACCAACCCGTGGGATTTAACCGTTCTACAAATGCCATGTCAGCATCACCAAATTCACTCTTAGTGCGCAGAGCTACTGTGACAGTTCCTGCTCATGTTAGAGGAGAGCTGAATACCGCCATTATCGGGCTTGGGGACAATGGTGGTTACGGTGGTGGTTGGTCCATCTGCTGA
- the LOC110872987 gene encoding BTB/POZ domain-containing protein At3g44820 codes for MAPAGKALGFFLEANDWFCNAGLPSDITIVIDRVKFHLHKFPLSSRCGKIEKLIEQTQNIDQDSRTITLENIPGGPNTFLVIAKFCYGIRVEFTPRNVVIIYCAADYLEMFDNYGDDNLFVRAENYFHKHVLKNWKDCMVALQSCENVMSQADDLQIVNKCLNAIAMMACTDPSLFGWPMMMYGRLQSPNGSILWNGINTGARIRSLESEWWFEDISYLSVPLFERLVKTMEARGLRPEKLTGAIMYYTRKHLHGLGRWQGGQNIKIKSIASFSMKPAIVDQRVLLETIVKLLPEKKGKSFCRFLLGLLRVALILGVNDNCQDSLERKIGMQLEYATLDGLLIPTYSDSDTLYNSDCVERIINHFLACEEKVTVLSPRSIVSEVSPSSVPLRKVSKLVDNYMAEVASDVNLKPEKIKSLAEILPDSARSLNDGLYRALDVYFKAHPWLPENDKEQLCNIINYQKLSIEACAHASQNNHLPLRVVLQVLFFEQLQLRSALANVADDENAHTGPLSIMPSGGTGTAGNIVQRDGWVTIVRENHVMRVNMERLRARVVELEEEFNRMREEMKRVSRTQSSIESSWFLSRTFGKCKLLLDSSNVEEDVVASTGPATPRGSIDRPRPSHHSKQR; via the exons GTTTTGTAATGCAGGTTTGCCAAGTGATATAACTATTGTCATTGATAGAGTGAAGTTCCATCTTCACAAG TTTCCCTTATCATCAAGATGTGGAAAAATAGAAAAACTAATCGAACAAACTCAAAACATCGATCAAGACTCTCGCACCATTACGCTAGAAAATATTCCCGGTGGACCCAACACATTTTTAGTAATAGCAAAATTCTGTTACGGTATTCGCGTGGAATTCACACCAAGAAACGTCGTTATCATATATTGCGCGGCAGATTATCTCGAAATGTTCGATAACTATGGTGACGACAATTTATTTGTGCGGGCTGAGAATTACTTCCacaaacatgttttaaaaaactGGAAAGATTGCATGGTTGCTCTTCAAAGTTGTGAGAATGTTATGTCACAAGCAGATGATTTGCAAATAGTTAATAAATGTTTGAATGCAATAGCGATGATGGCTTGTACGGACCCTAGTTTGTTTGGATGGCCGATGATGATGTACGGCCGATTGCAGAGCCCGAATGGTAGTATTTTGTGGAACGGGATTAATACGGGTGCACGAATCAGAAGCTTGGAATCGGAGTGGTGGTTTGAAGATATTTCGTATCTTAGTGTGCCTTTATTTGAGAGGCTTGTAAAGACGATGGAAGCTAGGGGCCTCCGGCCCGAAAAATTAACAG GAGCTATAATGTACTATACTAGAAAACATCTTCATGGGTTAGGCCGATGGCAAGGCGGACAAAATATCAAAATCAAATCAATTGCAAGTTTCAGCATGAAACCCGCGATCGTCGATCAACGAGTTCTACTAGAAACCATTGTAAAACTTCTTCCTGAGAAAAAAGGAAAATCTTTTTGCCGTTTCTTGTTGGGACTTTTACGGGTTGCGTTGATTTTGGGTGTTAACGATAACTGTCAAGATTCTCTTGAACGAAAGATCGGAATGCAGTTGGAATACGCCACACTTGATGGCCTTTTGATTCCTACGTATTCGGATTCCGATACTTTATATAACAGTGACTGTGTTGAAAGGATTATTAATCATTTTTTGGCTTGTGAAGAGAAAGTTACGGTTCTTTCTCCGAGATCGATCGTTTCGGAAGTATCGCCGTCGTCTGTACCGTTGAGGAAAGTTTCAAAGCTTGTGGATAATTATATGGCGGAGGTTGCATCTGATGTGAATTTGAAACCTGAAAAGATAAAATCGCTTGCGGAAATTCTTCCTGATTCTGCAAGATCTTTGAATGATGGGTTGTATAGAGCCTTGGATGTGTATTTCAAG GCGCATCCTTGGTTACCAGAGAACGACAAAGAACAACTTTGCAACATCATCAACTATCAAAAGCTATCTATCGAGGCGTGTGCGCACGCTTCTCAAAACAATCACTTACCACTTAGAGTTGTGCTTCAAGTATTATTTTTCGAGCAACTGCAGCTAAGAAGCGCTTTAGCTAATGTGGCGGACGACGAAAACGCCCATACGGGTCCATTAAGTATCATGCCAAGTGGCGGCACGGGTACAGCTGGCAACATTGTACAAAGAGACGGGTGGGTGACAATCGTGCGCGAAAATCACGTCATGAGAGTAAATATGGAAAGATTGAGGGCTCGAGTCGTTGAACTCGAAGAAGAGTTTAACCGAATGAGGGAAGAAATGAAGAGAGTAAGTAGAACACAAAGTTCGATAGAGTCGTCGTGGTTTCTTTCGAGAACATTTGGAAAATGCAAACTTCTTCTAGATTCATCTAATGTTGAAGAAGATGTTGTGGCAAGCACCGGCCCCGCTACGCCACGCGGGTCGATTGACCGGCCACGACCCTCGCATCACTCCAAGCAACGTTGA